Proteins from one Coturnix japonica isolate 7356 chromosome 5, Coturnix japonica 2.1, whole genome shotgun sequence genomic window:
- the FIBIN gene encoding fin bud initiation factor homolog has product MPALRLLWFGCLCSLCRGYFEGPLYPEMSNGTLHHYFVPDGDYEENDDPERCQLLFRVSEQRRCGAAASGEGLSLREELTVLGRQVEDAGRVLEGIGKSISYDLDGEESYSTYLRRESAQISDAYSSSDRSLSELEGKFRQGQEQGGREEARLGDSFLGLLLHARALLRETRAISSGLRDKHDLLALTVRSHGARLSRLKNDYLRA; this is encoded by the coding sequence ATGCCGGCGCTGCGTTTGCTGTGGTTCGGCtgcctgtgcagcctgtgccgcGGGTATTTCGAGGGCCCGCTGTACCCCGAGATGTCCAACGGCACCCTGCACCATTACTTCGTCCCCGACGGGGACTACGAGGAGAACGACGACCCCGAGCGCTGCCAGCTGCTTTTCAGGGTGAGCGAGCAGCGGCGGTGCGGCGCGGCGGCATCGGGCGAAGGGCTGAGCCTGCGGGAGGAGCTGACGGTACTGGGCCGGCAGGTGGAGGACGCGGGTCGGGTGCTGGAGGGCATCGGCAAGAGCATCTCCTACGACCTGGACGGGGAGGAGAGCTACAGCACCTACCTGCGCCGTGAGTCCGCTCAGATCAGCGACGCCTATTCCAGCTCGGACCGCTCCCTGAGCGAGCTGGAAGGCAAATTCCGGCAGGGCCAGGAGCAGGGGGGCCGCGAGGAAGCCCGCCTGGGCGACAGcttcctggggctgctgctgcacgCCCGCGCCCTGCTCCGCGAGACCCGTGCCATCTCCAGCGGGCTGCGGGACAAGCACGACCTGCTGGCCCTCACTGTGCGCAGCCACGGCGCCCGCCTCAGCCGTCTCAAGAACGACTATCTGCGGGCCTGA